Genomic segment of Anopheles darlingi chromosome X, idAnoDarlMG_H_01, whole genome shotgun sequence:
CCCGTGGTCCGTGAGGTCCGCGTACAGGTAGACCGGTTGATACGGATGGTGAAAGTAGCTGCGCAGCATCTCGGCCACGACGCGCGCCAACAACTGCTCACTGGCCGGGCTCACCGGAACGGGCCACAGTTCTGCTCGAGCCAAACACACCtgcgatagcagcagcagcagtaccaaccATGACAGTAACATCGCCTCAACTGACCAGCGCCCATCCGCGCTGAGTACCTTTTGTTCGCTCCAGGACAATGGTCCCTTTATTCAGGGCTCATTAGTGAGCAGTGGTGAGAGGGTGACCAGTATTTAAGCTCAATACCGCTGACACGGCACCACCACTctttggtgtgtgtgccgtttggGTCGCCCGATCATACCGTCGACGATGGCGTTTGTACACCTTGTGGCGCTGTTCATGATACTCAGTGCTAATCCAGCATATACTAGCATCCTGCGGCAACGAGCGGCGCTACCAACAACGTTACACACACCACTCGGTACGGTACTGGGTGTGGTGCTGCAGACCGAGTTCCTGCGCccctacaccaccaccctcgtcACTCTGCACAGCGAGACAGTAGAGGGAAGGGGCCAGCTGCAGGATCTGCTGTCCGAACTTCTGATCCACCACGTGCGCGGTCAGTTGGTAGTGCAGCTGCGACCGGAGGCACCTGGCAGTAGTCGGCAGTGGCACCGGTGGGCCCCACCCTGGACCCACTGTCTGCTGCTAGCTGAGAGCTATGGTGCGCTACGCACGGTTTACGACCGtcttgccaccaccaaccgctaCGACGTATCAGGCTACTACGTGATCGTGCTGATTGCCGAAGAAACCGCGCTCGCCACGGTCAACAGCCTCTTCAACGATCTGTGGGCACGCGAAATTGTCAACGTGGTGGTCGCCATCCGCCAAGCTTACACCACTGCAATCAATACCATCCAGCTCTGGACGTACCTGCCATTCTCGCCGGGTCTGTGTCGGGTGCCGAaaccggtgttgctgctgaactGGCCAAACGATACCGCACTCTACGCGATCGACTTCTTTCCCCGAAAGAACCTCCGCTTCCACGGTTGCCCATTGCGCGTCGGTACCTTCGAGACGCGCCCGttcacgatgctgctgccggcgacGATGACCAACCGGCTCGGCGGTTTCGAGGGAGACCTTCTCGAATGCCTCGCCCAGAAGCTCGAGTTCACTGTCGATCTACGGATACCGCCACGAGCACAACAGTGGGGCAGAGCTGCGTTCGAGAATAGTACCGGCATGATGCGGATGATCTACACGGCCGAGGTCGATTTCGGTATCGGTTGCCTGGGCGTGTCGTACGAGCGGAGTGCCATGCTGAAGGCGGGCATGGTGCACTTTACGACGacgctggtgttggttgtgCCGCCCGGTCGCCCATACAGCTCGTTCGAAAAGCTATTTCAGCCGTTCCGGAGTATCATCTGGTACGTGACGCTTGTATACATCGTGGTCGGGCTGCTGGTCAGCGCAACGCTCAACCGCCGATCGACGCCGGCTATACTGCGGCGCGCATTTGCCAGCGCCACCGAACCGGCCCTCAATCTCGTGCGCGTCTTGTTCGCCAACCCGTTACCCTTTCCACCGCATGCGTGCCTGGCACGGACACTGCTCCTGCTCTGGATCAACTTCTGTCTGGTGCTACAGATCCTTTACCAGGGTTCGCTCTATCGCTATCTGCAGCGCTCAAGCGGCCGACCGCCAATGGCAACGCTCGCCGAGATAGATCAATCGCGGGCCGCCTTCCACATCAGCGATTCCGCCCGGCGCTACTTCGAACCGTACCCGCACCGGTTGGCTCGCCTTCGCTACCTGCCGGCTGTACCGGATAGCATAGCGGCCCGGTTACGCTGGGTCGGTGAACACCCGGACGATCCGGACGTGAGCATGTGTACGCGAGACCACGTGGCTTACCACAATATGCGTCATCGACTGGATGGGCAGCGGGTGCGTGTTGCCCGCCAGCCAATAGCCCTCTACACCGTCACCATCCTCTACCCAAAGCGTTCCATGCTGACGCCCGGGTTCGACGACCAGATCGAACAGATCGTCGCGGCCGGGCTACTCAAGCGCTGGGCCGGACGCTATGGTGACTACCGTGACCAAGGAGAGGGGAATgccgacaccgccaccatcgctgccTCCCAACCGGCTCCAATCCATCTTGTGCAGCTGTTGGGGGTTTTCGAGGTACTCGTCGCTCTGCTCGCCTTCAGCACACTCGTCTTCATCGCTGAACGATTTCTAGCGGCGGACGGCATCGCGCCGCAACTTTAATTACTTCAACAACATcccaccctcctccctttAGTTGCGAACGCGATAAACACCCCAAGGGCTCCCGAAGTGAGCGCCTTCGTTCGCAACCAATCCTCCACCGATATGGTTATTAACTTCGGATAATAGGATTAACCGGCATTCGAGTCAAACTTCGTCCTGTTCAATGCCATTGGTTGCGATAGTGACCTTCGGTGATCTTATACAACACAAACATAGGTCCCAGAGCGAGATGGACTGTTGCTATAGCCGAGCCGAATTGCATGTCGACAAGACGCGCCTTCCGCTTTGTTAACCAAAAATCAGATTGGTAGTGGAGTGGGGAGATAGGGAGGGATGAGATGAGTGATTAAATGAGAAAAGGATCCTGCGCCCGAGTGCAATGTGATTCATCATATTCGGCTGTTCTAAGGCGGATGTTAACCAATTAACCCTGAGTAGCAGATAAGCAATTGCCTGATTGGAAGATAGCGACAGTTGTACCGTGCTGTGACAACAAAAATAGGGCATTGCGATGAAACGGTTTAGTTGGTAACGTAGAGACATCCAGTAAAAAGAGATTCACATTACATTGTCTGTGAAAGGATTCCACCGGACAATTTTTGATGCTAGGACAATGAAACGGGCGACAaaataaaatcctttttcctCCTGATCACATATTTGCCTCATCAGTCCTGGGCCTATATTGCCTCGCTAAACGGTCGAGTGATGCACCCGGAAAAACTACATTAGGCAGGAGGCAACTGTCCAGAAAGCGGCGGACACCGTAGTACAATTGATATTGATTgatccagatgcactttgtAAAGATAATCATCTAGATTACCGATTGCATTGCGATCCCAAACCATTGTCACTAACATCTATGgtatcttttttattttatctttttttttcatactagAATACTATTGCACGAACCTGAAAAAGCCCTCCGGAACAATGCGGGACTCTCACCCACTAAACTCGATTTCCCGTTACCATCATGCCGCTGTGTGCCTCTTTTGAGATGACTCACAGCAAGGGTGGCAGTGCCGAGGCAAAAAGGCACAAGTTTTTCCACAGACACTGTGTGTCTCAAGGACGGTGCGGAACTATAACTTTACCTCTGTAATTAAAATACCTTGATTCAACTCATGAAAGTTCTTGAATAAAGTCTACCACGCTGTGAGAATAGTTTCAGGATTTGTATGGAGTGACTCCCATTCCTCCCATTTACATGGGCCCTTTTGCCTTTCCGTTGTGTCTCAAGGCCATTCAAGTGCCTCAAAGCCTATTTAAAGCCCTCAATTACGAATTATTTCGCCTTCTTATTtgataagccgtggccacacggggcgaaaactctagcgcaaacgaaaaaattaatgccaaaacggtttcgcttaacccttgcacgctgtcaaacttttatacgtccgcggactttttcgctgaacccttgacgctatcgaacgctttatttacgaaaatgtaggttcttttcgtattgtttttgcatttttaatataaatataacagcaacagcaacaaaatcgttaaaaactgcaaaatttattcggaaatcaacttcagcggccaaaacacagatgaaaacaatacgtttgacatttcggcataaattttcgggtttttacgcctgccacacgaagcgaaaacattttggcattaatgtgcaaatttgcgcgcaaattttcgctccgtgtggcagcatctataCACCTTGGTGCCACGGTAACCAAATTGAGTGCTtttgaaaaaacaaatcttGTACAATGCCGAACATCAcagaaaagctctgatgttcgAATTTCTTGCAGTTTGACATGTGACTTTGGAGTAGTGAGAGTTCGGCTTTGTACAAGTTGACCCATGAATATAAACGTAAACGGATGAACTTCTGGAGAACTTTTAAGGCGTGGCCAAAATCTTTCTAAAACCCCGCAAACCATGGaactcacgatttcgtatgctcactgccccgcaaaccatgaaattcacgatttcgtatgctcactgtaggagtgagcgcgacgtccgatgaaacagcgctatacgaaagcgccatttgcagatttgtatgtgagcgcgaacgagacggctgatgagacggcaatactttcggccgcgttcatcggcgccatcatgattccgcttgaaacgcgctgaactttgttcgaatctggatgcgacaccgtgattttatttacctttttttggcacaattaccgcgatttccgacaataaaagcgcatcaaatggtcgtacgataatggtagatcTTGTCgtgaattaatttgatctgcttttcagtcaactttagccgttttatctattgcaccgcagctgttcgcattcaatgaaacagccacaagaacatgcatttttccatgtttctagcctcattccttcgtcaaaaaggattgcatgatgcaCATGTACAAatctacaacatttttcctgattatccgagtacatttacctgccacaatttgccacaaaacggcgaggaacagagctgttttgtttaacataaaagagacgggaatgatgatccgtttcttcgcactgttttccacggctgtaacgaggtagatgatcatcaatgcacaggccaggatatgaaaaaggcgttagaaaagatccgccctagaagagctaggcagtgatgaaaacgcagcgcgatctccgcccacgacagcaagaaaagacgcgcgcgtttcttgcgtgcacaagagttgggaaaggggcgaagatgttcgtcttcacaacatttggaagggttaagagtggagcgggaaaatggctaaaatcaatggatgtttttgcatgcttgtgcagttgcccaatcagaagagaacaacaaaacagcagcagaacaatcggcaacagcatccgatgccaagcacgaaacgcagtatgcagaacaaaggacaacaatcagcgcaggatgtacgaacaatggggagaggaggggtttgtagcgaggagagcgtgtgcaccaaggtgtttactacgcgttggtgatagccaccgaaaagggcgttgtcgatgcagctaacagcagaagaaaacgatcgcgaattggtgttgttttggcgcaatttgatAGACGGAAAACacgctcaagaatggctgagttttgtgctcaaaacggcatcttttaatgttgcatattcctgggaaaaccaactataagCTGtgctatatcctacgttagctcgtctatctttgctgcgcaagaaagatgcatacgaagtgcatccatccagacgcacattgtgcatagcgattggccaaaagttgcgttgatttgtcaccaccgttttatggtgcaattgatctgcacaatgttcctgttgtgcgtgatgatcgtgtgcgcggtttccaatacgcacatgatgcgtgacaccatttttttgttgaacataatgtttgtttttcagtaaaatcaatgtgaatcatgatgatcattcgaaggcatgtttgtgacattgtgaacaattcaaaatgtatgaactttttgtcacaacgcacagtctcgatttcacgtattgatgtagcgtttatgaacaggtgatcatcagcaaagtagttagttcagtgtgttgcgtgttagaaattcccatccccaatcctatcatctccttaacatcattccacttcatagacattcattcatcaacattcatacacaacgcagacaaacataccgacaaatcacgacctacgacgatgacgagagagCAAGTtagaa
This window contains:
- the LOC125959493 gene encoding uncharacterized protein LOC125959493; the encoded protein is MAFVHLVALFMILSANPAYTSILRQRAALPTTLHTPLGTVLGVVLQTEFLRPYTTTLVTLHSETVEGRGQLQDLLSELLIHHVRGQLVVQLRPEAPGSSRQWHRWAPPWTHCLLLAESYGALRTVYDRLATTNRYDVSGYYVIVLIAEETALATVNSLFNDLWAREIVNVVVAIRQAYTTAINTIQLWTYLPFSPGLCRVPKPVLLLNWPNDTALYAIDFFPRKNLRFHGCPLRVGTFETRPFTMLLPATMTNRLGGFEGDLLECLAQKLEFTVDLRIPPRAQQWGRAAFENSTGMMRMIYTAEVDFGIGCLGVSYERSAMLKAGMVHFTTTLVLVVPPGRPYSSFEKLFQPFRSIIWYVTLVYIVVGLLVSATLNRRSTPAILRRAFASATEPALNLVRVLFANPLPFPPHACLARTLLLLWINFCLVLQILYQGSLYRYLQRSSGRPPMATLAEIDQSRAAFHISDSARRYFEPYPHRLARLRYLPAVPDSIAARLRWVGEHPDDPDVSMCTRDHVAYHNMRHRLDGQRVRVARQPIALYTVTILYPKRSMLTPGFDDQIEQIVAAGLLKRWAGRYGDYRDQGEGNADTATIAASQPAPIHLVQLLGVFEVLVALLAFSTLVFIAERFLAADGIAPQL